A region of Streptomyces paludis DNA encodes the following proteins:
- a CDS encoding eCIS core domain-containing protein gives MSTVTPVRQQPEPPRRKRAKRSAPLRDTRARGTPPTPDEVLAQAGKPLEPGVGRAMEEWLGHDFSAVRIHSDRDAAELAELVGADAVAVGKDIFFAAGAYRPETAQGLRLLAHELLHTVQVPDAPGRLRLGRQDGTLSRPLDGVEREAEERLDRASGDRGPAAGGAERAVRERGAQPVSWLRFISVDVSQLRAEQLDPATLVDRIVAGVTRTLRGDPADAAGRVRQQLVRLAPELRSVVLERLRERLPSPDYLRVEQLVAAAETPAGTPVDTAVVPEPVVEPAEREWTERRDRAEQKAGDERSRADRERDGRDEERQVAEDEERDRDRERACGDAATKDEQDAKHMKGAALDDQRRKDSAEEERRKREDEEHRKATENGEKPDSEDKEQPAAEARPAQAQEAASGAAAPPTVAAPRAGASGAGPEPIGRAPVVGAQVGTAAAVGSSGTDPVREDRAEAVANDPQGPLAKHGLAKEPGRQDEPPEQEKPLHTEAGAESEVPAPESAAEPEPPQQAVDRAEQEAGADKPAPDPVPKTDPDLSAVPTVDEELKAAPGTTPPKPREPPSMPAPPPVEAEPQDLDRAEQAEQAAEPELERADTEPSQDRAVEAEGEQAASDTPTTTPTAEPTATAAAPEGPAEAAPVTGAAPVEPAAANPAASAPAISTAAAGDFAGPATGPGTLGREADGTGPGSAGASSAGTAAVAGDTALGPGVRVPGDPRPTEPMPGDPQLADAAAAPGGGPVAAQSAAPGQPGPEGAAPGAGPDGSLETGGGGCAGAPAATTGADALGGDVGGGCGGGSGAPAPAQEKAETRPPEVSGREPAAALATISSQPPARMPQALGGVDQAVGITVGKEHQDLQGAPPTLERPSGAPRTQAGAPQNGEPVSTAVEPMTQVTPQTLATQREANPPPTANTPNPATRVKDPVVAGGSEEKAGDAEIQQLQGAVDGVPTRDDRLHTTVGAAPRVKLEGETAPALADEQHRRTEDRINRTHALGRQDAAVGLGENQVYPDAPGETLTASVPSHTPAGHAPAAAGGPGVGGTDPDTVSSVAIQERGPQIRTGFADGRGRMGQAQQDKQNQSDQAKADNRAQVQQAVAENSDQQAAVRQEAREDAAGQRGEWRDEQDRAVEDNARTATDAHTKAREDTGARKTETDAGIEKRQNEDNDRIERERKAAEQKARKEREAKKEESSNWWGWAKSKVKAAFNALVSVIKGVFDLAVRAIDAIKEGFKKAVNGLIGLAAKAITGIIKGLANALLAVVSVIGTVFPGIAEKMRKAIISMRDAAIAKVRQLADRLKKAVNALIDALAGALVAVLGVYEKLLLAAVEVVRGAVMAAIAFVDSAIKLLGEVAALVKDIAPDPIGWVSKLGGAAKEGVRTFLWGAVKTAVKEWFNAKVESVVGIGKLLWNVLVKGCMSVAQIGKMAWQAIVKSLPAMIISIVVEKLIGLIVPAAGGIIAIAQGVMAAYRSVSRIIAAFSAFLTFLKAVKAGGVAAACLFAKAAAAGAVALLEFITNFLMVRIARALKGVGTKLKGIAEKIMKGLGRGAGAVRKTAGRAVGAARQAVRRGVAAVKGGAVAAAGAVKRGVTAGARAVRSGARRVGVAAKSGLRRAVDGVRRAAGAVGRVVGPALKTVNRTIKRLGGKLANSKLGRALKASAGKLKNLVAKGKQKFKDWRKTVVNRRKQNRQNKKKRPQESKEQRLACIIARLRPLLDGRLRKGVRKLLMRPLLAGLRLWYRLSGVAREGGSLFRVWAWLNPRRPVIGGVDADFVNRLLHFIRQLGAELKDEAERRAETMKDRNGKPIEPGEPGINVLAAMHAQATKGPRGKNIMSYKADDGKIVHVHSAQMMGPRTNPRATDPSNQLVGWTVEKNGKMIRKYLSYSDFDRLLKKMTSEQRSTIAHHAGQVMQGKVTSSLSGTNGAELVQWFVHQEGRRSPATLVTGVMSIDLAARGKKDLTEVAAGHPMRPGGAKKAAEGLGSHLQEVEAHRQNPASARRPRRLAPWWKRGQMRRREFAIVRSWLEHTEGLEAWARTLKNVGFTDKAAADAKLEYLKKEIRERLFKSWGIGPDSRPGD, from the coding sequence ATGAGCACCGTCACGCCGGTACGGCAGCAGCCGGAGCCACCGCGCCGCAAGCGCGCGAAACGGTCCGCGCCGCTGCGGGACACGCGGGCACGCGGCACGCCGCCCACGCCGGACGAGGTGCTCGCGCAGGCAGGGAAGCCGCTGGAGCCGGGTGTCGGGCGCGCGATGGAGGAGTGGCTGGGCCACGACTTCAGCGCGGTCCGCATCCACAGCGACCGGGACGCGGCCGAGCTGGCCGAGCTGGTCGGCGCGGACGCCGTGGCCGTGGGCAAGGACATCTTCTTCGCCGCGGGCGCGTACCGTCCGGAGACCGCCCAGGGTTTACGGTTGCTCGCGCACGAGCTCCTGCACACCGTGCAGGTGCCGGACGCGCCCGGCCGACTGAGGCTCGGCCGACAGGACGGCACGCTGAGCCGGCCCCTGGACGGGGTCGAGCGCGAGGCCGAGGAGCGGCTGGACCGTGCCTCGGGCGACCGGGGCCCAGCGGCCGGAGGCGCGGAGCGGGCAGTGCGGGAGCGGGGCGCGCAGCCGGTGTCGTGGCTGCGGTTCATCAGCGTCGACGTGTCCCAGCTGCGGGCCGAGCAGCTGGACCCGGCGACGCTGGTGGACCGGATCGTCGCCGGCGTGACGCGTACGCTGCGCGGCGACCCGGCGGACGCGGCGGGGCGCGTGCGGCAGCAACTGGTACGGCTGGCACCGGAACTGCGGTCCGTCGTACTGGAACGGCTGCGGGAGCGGCTGCCGTCGCCCGACTACCTCCGGGTCGAGCAACTGGTGGCCGCGGCCGAGACGCCCGCGGGCACGCCGGTGGACACCGCCGTCGTACCGGAGCCCGTGGTGGAGCCGGCCGAGCGGGAGTGGACCGAACGGCGCGACCGGGCCGAGCAGAAGGCGGGCGACGAGCGGAGCCGCGCGGACCGGGAGCGCGACGGACGCGACGAGGAGCGGCAGGTCGCAGAGGACGAGGAGCGGGACCGGGATCGAGAGCGGGCCTGCGGGGACGCGGCCACCAAGGACGAGCAGGACGCCAAGCACATGAAGGGGGCGGCGCTCGACGACCAGCGCCGCAAGGACTCCGCCGAGGAGGAGCGGCGGAAGCGCGAGGACGAGGAGCACCGCAAGGCCACCGAGAACGGTGAGAAGCCGGACTCGGAGGACAAGGAGCAGCCCGCTGCCGAGGCCCGGCCGGCTCAGGCGCAGGAAGCGGCGAGTGGAGCGGCCGCGCCGCCGACGGTGGCCGCGCCCAGGGCCGGAGCGAGCGGGGCCGGGCCGGAGCCGATCGGCCGGGCGCCGGTCGTCGGGGCCCAGGTCGGGACGGCCGCCGCGGTTGGCAGCTCAGGCACGGACCCGGTGCGCGAGGACCGCGCAGAGGCGGTCGCGAACGACCCGCAAGGCCCGCTGGCCAAGCACGGGCTGGCGAAGGAGCCGGGCAGACAGGACGAGCCGCCGGAGCAGGAGAAGCCGCTCCACACCGAGGCCGGCGCGGAGTCCGAGGTACCGGCCCCGGAGTCGGCCGCCGAGCCCGAACCGCCGCAACAGGCCGTCGACCGGGCCGAGCAGGAGGCCGGGGCGGACAAGCCGGCACCGGACCCGGTGCCGAAGACCGACCCGGACCTGTCCGCGGTGCCGACCGTCGACGAGGAACTGAAGGCGGCACCGGGGACCACACCGCCGAAGCCGCGGGAACCGCCGAGCATGCCCGCGCCGCCGCCGGTCGAGGCCGAGCCGCAGGATCTGGACCGCGCCGAGCAGGCCGAGCAGGCCGCCGAGCCGGAGCTGGAGCGCGCCGACACGGAGCCCTCACAGGACAGGGCGGTCGAGGCCGAGGGCGAACAGGCCGCGTCAGACACACCGACCACCACGCCGACGGCCGAACCCACCGCGACCGCGGCCGCTCCTGAAGGGCCGGCCGAAGCGGCACCGGTCACCGGGGCGGCCCCCGTGGAGCCCGCCGCCGCGAACCCGGCCGCATCGGCGCCGGCCATTTCGACTGCCGCCGCTGGGGACTTCGCCGGCCCGGCGACTGGACCTGGCACGCTCGGCCGGGAAGCGGATGGCACCGGCCCTGGTTCTGCCGGCGCTTCTTCTGCCGGCACGGCGGCCGTGGCGGGCGATACGGCGCTTGGGCCGGGCGTGCGCGTCCCGGGGGACCCACGGCCGACCGAACCGATGCCGGGCGACCCCCAACTCGCTGACGCGGCAGCCGCACCCGGCGGCGGACCGGTGGCGGCGCAGTCGGCGGCGCCGGGACAGCCGGGGCCCGAAGGTGCCGCTCCCGGCGCCGGGCCCGATGGCTCGCTGGAGACCGGCGGTGGCGGATGCGCCGGAGCGCCTGCGGCCACGACGGGGGCCGACGCCCTGGGTGGTGACGTCGGAGGCGGCTGTGGGGGCGGTAGCGGCGCACCGGCCCCGGCCCAGGAGAAGGCAGAAACGCGGCCACCGGAGGTCTCCGGCCGGGAGCCGGCAGCCGCACTGGCGACGATCTCGTCCCAGCCACCGGCCCGGATGCCGCAGGCACTCGGCGGCGTCGACCAGGCCGTGGGCATCACGGTCGGCAAGGAGCACCAGGACCTCCAAGGTGCCCCGCCGACGCTCGAACGCCCGAGCGGCGCCCCCAGGACACAGGCCGGTGCCCCCCAGAACGGTGAGCCGGTGTCCACGGCGGTCGAGCCGATGACGCAGGTGACCCCGCAGACGCTCGCCACACAGCGCGAGGCCAACCCGCCACCGACCGCGAACACTCCGAACCCCGCGACCCGGGTCAAGGACCCGGTCGTCGCCGGGGGCAGTGAGGAGAAGGCCGGCGACGCCGAGATCCAGCAGCTCCAGGGCGCGGTCGACGGCGTACCCACCAGGGACGACCGGCTGCACACCACGGTCGGTGCCGCGCCCAGGGTCAAGCTCGAGGGCGAGACCGCCCCGGCGCTCGCCGACGAGCAGCACCGCCGGACCGAGGACCGGATCAACCGGACGCACGCGCTCGGCCGACAGGACGCGGCGGTCGGGCTCGGCGAGAACCAGGTCTACCCGGACGCGCCCGGCGAGACGCTCACCGCCTCGGTGCCCAGCCACACGCCCGCTGGCCACGCGCCGGCCGCGGCAGGCGGTCCGGGCGTCGGCGGGACGGATCCGGACACGGTGTCGTCGGTCGCCATACAGGAACGCGGCCCGCAGATTCGGACGGGCTTCGCCGACGGCCGAGGCCGGATGGGCCAGGCCCAGCAGGACAAGCAGAACCAGTCCGACCAGGCGAAGGCGGACAACCGGGCCCAGGTCCAGCAGGCGGTCGCGGAGAACAGTGACCAGCAGGCCGCCGTGCGCCAGGAAGCCCGCGAGGACGCCGCGGGCCAGCGCGGCGAGTGGCGTGACGAGCAGGACAGGGCGGTCGAGGACAACGCCAGGACCGCGACCGACGCGCACACGAAGGCCCGCGAGGACACCGGCGCCAGGAAGACCGAGACCGACGCCGGCATCGAGAAGCGCCAGAACGAGGACAACGACCGGATCGAGAGGGAGCGCAAGGCCGCCGAGCAGAAGGCCCGAAAGGAGCGCGAGGCCAAGAAGGAGGAGTCCTCCAACTGGTGGGGCTGGGCCAAGTCCAAGGTCAAGGCCGCGTTCAACGCACTCGTCTCGGTGATCAAGGGCGTGTTCGACTTGGCGGTCAGGGCGATCGACGCGATCAAGGAAGGCTTCAAGAAGGCGGTCAACGGCCTGATCGGCCTGGCCGCCAAGGCGATCACCGGCATTATCAAGGGCCTCGCGAACGCGCTGCTGGCCGTGGTGAGCGTGATCGGCACGGTCTTCCCCGGCATCGCGGAGAAGATGCGCAAGGCGATCATCTCGATGCGCGACGCCGCGATCGCCAAGGTGCGGCAGCTCGCCGACCGGCTGAAGAAGGCGGTCAACGCGCTCATCGACGCGCTGGCCGGCGCGCTGGTCGCGGTCCTGGGGGTGTACGAGAAGCTGCTGCTCGCGGCGGTCGAGGTGGTCCGCGGTGCGGTGATGGCGGCGATCGCGTTCGTCGACTCCGCGATCAAGCTGCTGGGCGAGGTCGCGGCCCTGGTCAAGGACATCGCGCCGGACCCGATCGGGTGGGTCAGCAAGCTCGGGGGCGCGGCCAAGGAGGGTGTCCGCACCTTCCTCTGGGGCGCGGTCAAGACCGCGGTCAAGGAGTGGTTCAACGCCAAGGTCGAGTCCGTCGTCGGCATCGGCAAGCTGCTGTGGAACGTGCTGGTGAAGGGCTGCATGTCGGTTGCGCAGATCGGGAAGATGGCCTGGCAGGCGATCGTGAAGTCGCTGCCCGCGATGATCATCTCGATCGTCGTCGAGAAGCTCATCGGCCTGATCGTCCCGGCCGCCGGCGGCATCATCGCGATCGCTCAGGGAGTGATGGCGGCCTACCGGAGCGTCAGCAGGATCATCGCCGCGTTCAGCGCGTTCCTGACCTTCCTGAAGGCGGTGAAGGCCGGTGGTGTCGCGGCCGCGTGCCTGTTCGCGAAGGCCGCCGCGGCCGGTGCGGTGGCGCTGCTGGAGTTCATCACGAACTTCCTGATGGTGCGGATCGCGCGTGCTCTCAAGGGCGTCGGCACGAAGCTCAAGGGCATCGCCGAGAAGATCATGAAGGGCCTCGGCCGCGGTGCCGGCGCCGTCAGAAAGACCGCCGGCCGGGCGGTCGGCGCCGCCCGCCAAGCGGTACGACGCGGGGTCGCAGCCGTCAAGGGCGGTGCCGTCGCCGCCGCCGGCGCGGTCAAGCGGGGCGTCACCGCGGGCGCGCGGGCGGTCCGTTCGGGGGCGCGCCGAGTGGGCGTAGCGGCCAAGAGCGGTTTGCGCCGGGCGGTCGACGGGGTACGGCGTGCGGCCGGGGCGGTCGGCCGGGTGGTCGGGCCCGCGCTGAAGACGGTCAACCGGACGATCAAGCGGCTGGGCGGCAAGCTCGCGAACAGCAAGCTCGGCCGCGCGCTGAAGGCGAGCGCGGGCAAGCTGAAGAACCTGGTGGCGAAGGGCAAGCAGAAGTTCAAGGACTGGCGCAAGACGGTCGTCAACCGCCGGAAGCAGAACCGCCAGAACAAGAAGAAGAGGCCGCAGGAGTCCAAGGAGCAGCGGCTCGCCTGCATCATCGCCAGACTGAGGCCGCTTTTGGACGGCCGCCTTCGCAAGGGCGTACGCAAGCTGCTCATGCGACCGTTGCTCGCGGGGTTGCGGCTGTGGTACCGCCTCAGCGGCGTCGCTCGCGAGGGTGGCAGCCTGTTCCGGGTCTGGGCGTGGCTCAACCCGCGTCGGCCGGTGATCGGCGGTGTCGATGCCGACTTCGTCAACCGGCTGCTGCACTTCATCCGCCAGCTCGGCGCCGAGCTCAAGGACGAGGCGGAGCGCCGGGCAGAGACCATGAAGGACCGCAACGGCAAACCGATCGAACCGGGCGAGCCGGGCATCAACGTGCTGGCGGCGATGCATGCCCAGGCGACGAAGGGCCCGCGCGGCAAGAACATCATGAGTTACAAGGCGGACGACGGAAAGATCGTCCATGTCCACTCGGCGCAGATGATGGGGCCCCGGACGAACCCACGCGCGACCGATCCGAGTAATCAGCTGGTCGGTTGGACGGTCGAGAAGAACGGTAAAATGATCCGCAAGTATCTGAGCTATTCGGATTTCGACAGGTTGCTGAAGAAAATGACGTCCGAACAGCGCTCCACTATCGCCCATCATGCCGGGCAGGTGATGCAGGGGAAGGTGACCTCGTCTCTGAGTGGCACGAATGGCGCGGAGTTGGTCCAGTGGTTCGTCCACCAGGAGGGTCGGCGCTCACCGGCGACGTTGGTGACCGGTGTCATGTCGATTGATCTCGCGGCGCGTGGGAAGAAGGATCTGACTGAGGTGGCGGCCGGGCATCCGATGCGGCCTGGCGGGGCGAAGAAGGCCGCGGAGGGATTGGGTTCGCACTTGCAAGAGGTCGAGGCGCATCGGCAAAACCCCGCTTCAGCACGTCGGCCGCGCCGCCTGGCACCCTGGTGGAAACGGGGCCAGATGCGCCGCCGCGAGTTCGCGATTGTCCGGAGCTGGCTTGAGCACACCGAAGGACTTGAGGCATGGGCGCGTACGCTCAAAAACGTCGGCTTCACGGACAAGGCCGCTGCCGACGCCAAGTTGGAGTACCTGAAAAAGGAAATCCGAGAACGACTTTTTAAATCGTGGGGTATCGGCCCGGATTCACGCCCGGGTGATTGA
- a CDS encoding HEAT repeat domain-containing protein: protein MRATFLDESLDDQWYEARWIVSAAATFHYVEDAVASECYVSVSGDVPTVVEGTLRMVMEDLDVWSPDELVAAVDDANDPVGRGSALIRLVIGSPIHYDAEIAERVYDGLDDPDHRVREMAIWASSYRAFPQYRSRLRELAERDPEGSVRDSAREMLEFYDQAGVAES, encoded by the coding sequence TTGCGGGCGACATTCCTGGACGAGAGTCTGGACGATCAGTGGTACGAGGCGCGCTGGATCGTCAGCGCCGCGGCGACGTTTCACTATGTAGAGGACGCGGTGGCGTCCGAGTGCTACGTCTCGGTGTCCGGAGACGTGCCCACCGTCGTCGAGGGAACACTCAGGATGGTCATGGAAGATCTCGACGTGTGGTCACCGGACGAGCTGGTCGCCGCCGTGGACGACGCGAATGATCCGGTTGGACGCGGGTCGGCACTGATCCGCCTGGTCATCGGTTCGCCGATCCATTACGACGCGGAGATCGCCGAGCGTGTGTACGACGGCCTCGACGATCCGGATCACCGTGTACGCGAGATGGCCATCTGGGCGTCGTCGTACCGCGCGTTCCCGCAGTATCGCTCGCGCCTGCGAGAGCTTGCCGAGCGTGATCCGGAAGGCAGCGTGCGGGACAGCGCGCGGGAGATGCTCGAGTTCTACGACCAGGCGGGGGTCGCGGAGTCATGA
- a CDS encoding tail protein X, whose protein sequence is MAGPLDGIPAPDPYPRTSRYHGIGQSVHTTADGQEIPYTPRRILPPPERLVQIDEHVVADGDRADNLANRYLGDAEQWWRIADANPVMDPADLTRTPGRVLRITLPDHTG, encoded by the coding sequence ATGGCAGGGCCGCTCGACGGCATCCCGGCGCCGGACCCGTATCCGCGGACCAGCAGGTACCACGGCATCGGCCAGTCGGTGCACACGACGGCGGACGGGCAGGAGATCCCGTACACGCCGCGGCGGATCCTGCCGCCGCCGGAGCGGCTGGTGCAGATCGACGAGCACGTGGTGGCTGACGGGGACCGCGCCGACAACCTGGCGAACCGGTACCTGGGCGACGCCGAGCAGTGGTGGCGGATCGCGGACGCGAACCCCGTCATGGACCCGGCCGACCTGACCCGGACCCCGGGCCGGGTGCTGCGGATCACGCTGCCGGACCACACCGGCTGA
- a CDS encoding phage baseplate assembly protein V, with product MPEATKYLGKYRGTVVNNVDPLQQGRIQATVPDVLGDTPCTFAMPCLPVAGPQTGMYAVPVVGAGVWIEFEQGDPSYPIWTGCWFGPVAEVPPAALAGPPGQPNILLQTRGQYSVLMSDLPGGPGITLRSPGGAVITVNDTGILISNGKGATISLVGRVVDVNTGGLTVT from the coding sequence ATGCCAGAAGCGACCAAGTATCTCGGCAAGTACCGCGGCACCGTGGTGAACAACGTGGACCCGTTGCAGCAGGGCCGGATCCAGGCGACGGTGCCGGACGTGCTCGGCGACACCCCGTGCACGTTCGCGATGCCGTGCCTTCCGGTGGCCGGTCCACAGACCGGGATGTACGCCGTACCGGTGGTCGGGGCCGGGGTGTGGATCGAGTTCGAGCAGGGCGACCCCAGCTACCCGATCTGGACGGGCTGCTGGTTCGGCCCGGTGGCCGAGGTGCCGCCGGCCGCGCTGGCCGGACCGCCGGGGCAGCCGAACATCCTGCTGCAGACCCGCGGCCAGTACAGCGTCCTCATGTCCGACCTGCCCGGCGGCCCGGGCATCACGCTGCGCTCACCGGGCGGGGCGGTGATCACGGTCAACGACACCGGGATCCTGATCAGCAACGGCAAGGGCGCGACGATCTCGCTGGTCGGCAGAGTGGTGGACGTCAACACCGGCGGGCTCACGGTGACTTGA
- a CDS encoding GPW/gp25 family protein, with the protein MTERIDIDFPFRVDRRGRTADVGYGGHIRDMIELVLFTSPGERVMRPDFGCGLLDLVFAPNSPELAATLQLAVHAQLERWLGDVIQIDAVVVESNDNVLRVRVAYLIRATGDRRTETFEGREV; encoded by the coding sequence GTGACCGAGCGGATCGACATCGACTTCCCGTTCCGGGTGGACCGGCGCGGGCGAACCGCGGACGTCGGGTACGGCGGCCACATCCGGGACATGATCGAACTGGTGCTGTTCACCAGCCCGGGCGAACGCGTGATGAGGCCGGACTTCGGCTGCGGCCTGCTGGACCTGGTCTTCGCGCCGAACAGCCCGGAGCTGGCGGCCACCCTTCAACTCGCCGTCCACGCACAGCTGGAGCGCTGGCTGGGTGACGTGATCCAGATCGACGCGGTAGTCGTCGAGAGCAACGACAACGTGCTGCGGGTCCGGGTGGCATACCTCATCAGGGCGACCGGTGACCGCCGCACCGAGACCTTCGAGGGGAGGGAGGTATGA
- a CDS encoding putative baseplate assembly protein: MNAGGTTRSGTGRRRADVRTAQLNGVDAVEAHDDGLTLVVTFLGKAPKRLAPGNIRIDGGRRITGVHVTEVTIEREEEADLDDRVFVVVDRTGDTSPYTLSVVEPDAYGRPGTEPLAGFDPRYSRADFVFHPQSPAQSDCVCGCGGEHHGTRPTPVIDYTARDYATLRRQLLDRMTLVAPSWVERRVPDLGTTVVELLAYVGDQLEYQLDAMATEAYLHTARRRTSVRRHVRLVDYLMHDGCNARAAVTLCVDDEVTLRPGTFRFAAIDVSQVDPVERPDLKAVVTDGALAALPPAVRTEVFEPVASGETELRPTHNRIRFHMWGDEECCLPKGATSATLVDDGLYLVPGDLLVIEEVLGPRTGSAADADAAHRQVVRLTSVTPACDALYDQAVVEVTWTDEDALTFSACLTTKGGPACERLVDVTVARGNVVLVDHGRDLTFCGGHPEEYEVPSAPVPPLVCEPGCCPDRPEQGPTGAAVVGLMTVARRGEQLTEEQVTTLRGLVGRAALDRAGLDAGTPAADQAEGLDTLLAQLSHPGAVEPFHPELTGRPVTQRTAYPDPALVSSGQADLLDGIAARAKERVTAMWRAARPLTREEIAELRLLVGQAVLDRLGFAHDEARALRDLLLRYETLLGAKIRRLARLSRRARDGEVLGGWLTDELAHTWGLSYTNGLRADDPRLAGPASAALTQDPRAALPAVTVTGCTPDGTQAGEWTPRRDLLTATPDTKAFVGEAEQDGRLALRFGDGVNGELPPAGGRIAVRHRVGNGTAGNVGAEAIGHLVLCDGNDDAVTLVRNPLPARGGTEPEALDDVRRLAPLQPHRVKLRAVTADDYAELASAVPGVQRAAADFRWTGTGQEAHVAVDAPGTGAPTAELLARVGHTLDGVRRIGHDVVVRPATVVPVDLELRVCAAAGHQRGHVHDAVRRAVLALFAPDTVTFGDPVRISRVVAAAAAVPGVTSVLVIRLRRLFAPEAGELDDGLLRIGPLEVAQLDDDRDRPENGRLHIEIGGDR; encoded by the coding sequence ATGAACGCCGGGGGGACGACACGGAGTGGGACCGGGCGCAGGCGTGCGGATGTCAGGACCGCGCAGCTCAACGGCGTCGATGCCGTGGAGGCGCACGACGACGGGCTGACGCTGGTGGTGACGTTCCTCGGCAAGGCGCCGAAGCGGCTCGCCCCGGGCAACATCCGGATCGACGGCGGCCGCCGGATCACCGGTGTGCACGTCACCGAGGTGACGATCGAGCGCGAGGAGGAAGCGGACCTGGACGACAGGGTGTTCGTCGTGGTCGACCGCACCGGCGACACCTCGCCCTACACGCTGTCCGTGGTGGAGCCGGACGCCTACGGGCGGCCGGGGACCGAGCCGCTGGCCGGGTTCGATCCGCGTTACTCCCGGGCCGACTTCGTGTTCCACCCGCAGAGCCCGGCGCAGTCCGACTGCGTGTGCGGGTGCGGCGGGGAGCACCACGGCACCCGGCCGACACCGGTGATCGACTACACGGCACGAGACTATGCGACGCTGCGCCGGCAACTGCTGGACCGGATGACGCTGGTCGCGCCTTCCTGGGTGGAGCGGCGTGTGCCGGACCTCGGGACGACCGTGGTCGAACTGCTCGCGTACGTCGGCGATCAGTTGGAGTACCAGCTGGACGCGATGGCGACCGAGGCGTACCTGCACACCGCGCGGCGGCGGACCTCGGTGCGCAGGCACGTCCGGCTGGTCGACTACCTGATGCACGACGGGTGCAACGCGCGTGCCGCGGTGACGCTCTGCGTGGACGACGAGGTGACGCTGCGGCCGGGCACGTTCCGGTTTGCGGCGATCGACGTCAGCCAGGTGGACCCGGTGGAGCGACCGGACCTGAAGGCAGTCGTGACCGATGGGGCGCTGGCCGCCCTGCCGCCGGCTGTGCGGACCGAGGTCTTCGAGCCGGTCGCGAGCGGGGAGACCGAGCTGCGGCCGACGCACAACCGAATCCGGTTCCACATGTGGGGCGACGAGGAGTGCTGCCTGCCGAAGGGGGCCACGTCGGCGACGCTCGTCGACGACGGGCTGTACCTGGTGCCCGGTGACCTCCTGGTGATCGAGGAGGTGCTCGGCCCACGCACCGGCTCTGCGGCCGACGCCGACGCGGCGCACCGACAGGTGGTGCGGCTCACGTCGGTGACGCCGGCGTGTGACGCGCTCTACGACCAGGCGGTCGTGGAGGTCACCTGGACCGACGAGGACGCGCTGACCTTCAGCGCTTGTCTGACGACCAAGGGCGGCCCGGCATGCGAGCGGCTGGTCGACGTGACCGTTGCGCGGGGCAACGTCGTCCTGGTCGACCACGGGCGGGACCTGACGTTCTGCGGTGGGCATCCGGAGGAGTACGAGGTCCCGTCGGCGCCGGTGCCCCCGCTGGTGTGCGAGCCCGGATGCTGCCCGGACCGCCCCGAACAGGGGCCCACCGGCGCGGCGGTCGTGGGGCTGATGACGGTGGCGCGGCGCGGTGAGCAGCTCACCGAGGAGCAGGTCACGACGCTGCGCGGGCTGGTCGGCCGGGCGGCGCTGGACCGGGCCGGGCTCGACGCCGGCACGCCCGCGGCCGATCAGGCGGAGGGCCTGGACACGCTGCTGGCGCAGCTGAGCCACCCGGGAGCGGTGGAGCCGTTCCACCCCGAGCTGACCGGCAGGCCGGTGACGCAGCGGACGGCGTACCCGGACCCGGCGCTGGTGTCGTCAGGGCAGGCGGACCTGCTCGACGGCATTGCGGCGCGGGCCAAGGAACGGGTCACCGCGATGTGGCGCGCGGCCCGCCCACTGACCCGGGAGGAGATCGCCGAACTGCGGCTCCTGGTCGGGCAGGCGGTGCTGGACCGGCTCGGGTTCGCACACGACGAGGCGCGGGCACTGCGCGACCTGCTGCTGCGCTACGAAACGCTGCTGGGGGCGAAGATCCGGCGGCTGGCCCGGTTGTCCCGCCGGGCACGCGACGGCGAGGTGCTCGGTGGCTGGTTGACGGACGAGCTGGCGCATACCTGGGGTCTGTCGTACACCAACGGCCTGCGGGCCGACGACCCGCGGCTGGCCGGGCCTGCCTCGGCCGCGCTCACCCAGGACCCGCGCGCCGCGCTGCCGGCAGTGACTGTCACGGGTTGCACGCCGGACGGCACGCAGGCTGGGGAGTGGACGCCGCGCCGCGACCTGCTGACCGCGACGCCGGACACGAAGGCGTTCGTCGGCGAGGCGGAGCAGGACGGCCGGCTGGCCCTGCGGTTCGGCGACGGCGTGAACGGCGAGCTACCGCCGGCGGGCGGGCGGATCGCGGTCCGCCACCGGGTGGGCAACGGTACTGCGGGCAACGTTGGTGCCGAGGCGATCGGGCACCTGGTGCTGTGCGACGGCAACGACGACGCCGTCACGCTGGTGCGCAACCCGCTGCCGGCGCGCGGCGGGACCGAACCGGAGGCCCTCGACGACGTACGACGGCTCGCGCCGCTGCAGCCTCACCGGGTCAAGCTCCGGGCGGTGACCGCGGACGACTACGCCGAACTGGCCTCGGCGGTGCCGGGTGTGCAGCGGGCGGCGGCCGACTTCCGCTGGACCGGCACCGGCCAGGAGGCGCACGTCGCGGTCGACGCCCCGGGTACCGGGGCGCCGACCGCCGAGTTGCTGGCCCGGGTCGGGCACACGCTGGACGGCGTGCGGCGGATCGGGCACGACGTGGTCGTGCGGCCCGCGACGGTGGTGCCGGTGGACCTGGAGCTGCGGGTCTGTGCCGCCGCCGGCCACCAGCGCGGCCACGTCCACGACGCGGTGCGGCGGGCGGTGCTGGCGCTGTTCGCGCCAGACACGGTGACGTTCGGCGACCCGGTGCGGATCAGCCGGGTGGTCGCGGCGGCGGCCGCCGTACCGGGTGTGACGAGTGTGCTGGTGATCCGGTTGCGGAGGCTGTTCGCGCCGGAAGCCGGCGAGCTGGACGACGGGCTGCTGCGGATCGGACCGTTGGAGGTCGCACAGCTGGACGACGACCGCGACCGGCCGGAGAACGGTCGGTTGCACATCGAGATCGGGGGAGACCGATGA